One Ostrinia nubilalis chromosome 4, ilOstNubi1.1, whole genome shotgun sequence DNA window includes the following coding sequences:
- the LOC135088452 gene encoding glycogen debranching enzyme isoform X2: MAIERSAAAAAEPPARAAPPVRVITLEHGEHHDSTLYRFEKGCHLQFCPGPSLLGRKVFLYTNYVVSDNADEDGGGEQAEFVRNQYYGLEWRREEAGPGAGADTLGGGVLVTDTDAFCELRLARAGSFHYYFVYDSAESKIGPQGSGWFQVAPTLRVGAGGRERVPLDGVACLTVLAKCLGPLPRWESALRVAHEAGYNMVHFTPVQELGASNSSYSIANQLRLNPRFSADAGREATFADVENLVAKMRSDWKMLSICDIVLNHTANETPWLAEHPEATYNCSNCPHLRPAALLDAALARLSAAVARGDLEPRGLPARLTEHAHLDALRHALDAQLVPEARLHELFQCDAAALVQEFYCLARNRVPPVTPAAEPADELRLLPDPQRRRLRASVDMELALRLHNVYRAECYDEDSRLKKCCEELKRRLERLNEAAAEEVRRHLRAAVDNCVAGVRYQRLQADGPRVAEVGAAHPLVPRYFTWPAALDALAPAELEAALYGDAGALVMAHNGWVMDADPLQDFAARELDGRVYLRRELIAWGDSVKLRYGARPEDSPFLWAHMREYAELTAEVFDGLRIDNCHSTPLHVAEHLLDAARNVKPELYVVAELFTNSDHVDNIFVNRLGITSLVREAQAAWDAHEQGRLVHRFGGRAVGAFRPPRRRPARARVARAMFLDLTHDNPSPVDKRSVFDLLPTAAMVAMACCATGSTRGPDELVPHHVHVVDEARLYAEWGAGEGRVGAGAGLLAARRALNELHAELARAGYDQVFVDQVDADVVAVTRHEPRERRSVVLVAFTAFAAPDPAAGPRAVRPLRFEGQLDEIALEASLKHVDHKSGGSPLRGPSAFERHPRYITGLSEYECEVRRGVALAQSAVFAGERVEGEHTVLDFRPLLPGTVVAIRVSPRPAHRAALATLARTLDAVEAGAPDPLALAPALADLDLADLNAALYRCDAEEREAGGGGVYDVPGHGPLVYAGLQGAASLLDALRPADDLGHPLCANLRAGDWLLEYTWARLEREPRLAPLGRRCRELLRPVTELPRFLVPAYADALLRALHGELERAALARMGGAARAGAFSRALALTSVQLAGAGCAPLPPPSPALPPPRPARAVSLSAGLPHFAVGYMRCWGRDTFVALRGLFLLTGRYQDARFHILGFAACLRHGLIPNLLDGGRNARYNCRDAVWWWLHSIKQYCSEAPAGHAILGEPVSRLFPKDDSEPAPPGAADQPLHDVMQEALDVHFQGLAFRERRAGRAIDAHMADRGFNVQIGVDPDTGFPFGGNDANCGTWMDKMGSSEPAGTRGKPATPRDGSAVELVALAYSVVAWLAAQHRAARYPYPGVVRRHRDGALTSWTYAQWAERLRASFERAFWVPAAPSAADARPDLVHRRAIYKDTHGASRPWADYQLRCNFVVAMAVAPELFDPRHAWLALDAVERLLLGPLGVKTLDPADWAYRGDYDNSNDSDDPAVAHGYNYHQGPEWLWPFGFYLRARLAFAHENGKHARTVAAAYAALAPHLAELRASPWRGLPELTNAGGAYCADSCRTQAWSSATVLEALHDLELARRARPLAAD; this comes from the exons TACACAAACTACGTGGTGTCCGATAATG CCGACGAAGACGGCGGCGGCGAGCAGGCCGAGTTCGTGCGCAACCAGTACTACGGGCTGGAGTGGCGGCGCGAGGAGGCCGggccgggcgcgggcgcggacaCGCTCGGCGGCGGCGTGCTGGTCACCGACACCGACGCCTTCTGCGAGCTGCGCCTCGCGCGCGCCGGCTCCTTCCATTACTACTTCGTATACGACAGCGC CGAGTCCAAGATAGGTCCGCAGGGCTCGGGCTGGTTCCAAGTGGCGCCGACGCTGCGCGTGGGCGCGGGCGGGCGCGAGCGCGTGCCGCTGGACGGCGTGGCGTGCCTCACGGTGCTGGCCAAGTGCCTCGGCCCGCTGCCGCGCTGGGAGTCCGCGCTGCGCGTGGCGCACGAGGCCGGCTACAACATGGTGCACTTCACGCCCGTGCAG GAGTTGGGCGCGTCAAATTCGAGCTACAGTATCGCGAACCAGCTGCGGCTGAACCCTCGCTTCAGCGCCGACGCGGGCCGCGAGGCCACCTTCGCCGACGTCGAGAACCTCGTCGCCAAGATGCGCTCCGACTGGAAG ATGCTGTCGATCTGCGACATCGTGCTGAACCACACGGCGAACGAGACGCCGTGGCTGGCGGAGCACCCCGAGGCCACGTACAACTGCAGCAACTGCCCGCACCTGCGGCCCGCGGCGCTGCTGGACGCGGCGCTGGCGCGGCTGTCGGCCGCCGTGGCGCGCGGCGACCTGGAGCCGCGCGGCCTGCCCGCCCGCCTCACCGAGCACGCGCACCTCGACGCGCTGCGCCACGCGCTCGACGCGCAGCTCGTGCCCGAGGCGCGCCTGCACGAGCTGTTCCAGTGCGACGCCGCCGCGCTGGTGCAGGAGTTCTACTGCCTGGCGCGCAACCGCGTGCCGCCCGTCACGCCCGCCGCCGAGCCCGCCGACGAGCTGCGCCTGCTGCCCGACCCGCAGCGCCGCCGCCTGCGCGCCTCCGTCGACATGGAGCTCGCGCTGCGTCTCCACAACGTGTACCGCGCCGAGTGCTACGACGAGGACTCGCGCCTCAAGAAGTGCTGCGAGGAGCTGAAGCGCCGCCTCGAGCGCCTCAACGAGGCCGCCGCCGAGGAGGTGCGCCGCCACCTGCGCGCCGCCGTCGACAACTGCGTGGCCGGCGTGCGCTACCAGCGCCTGCAGGCCGACGGGCCGCGCGTGGCCGAGGTCGGCGCCGCGCACCCGCTCGTGCCGCGCTACTTCACCTGGCCCGCCGCGCTCGACGCGCTCGCGCCGGCCGAGCTCGAGGCGGCGCTGTACGGCGACGCCGGCGCGCTCGTCATGGCGCACAACGGCTGGGTCATGGACGCCGACCCGCTGCAGGACTTCGCGGCGCGCGAGCTGGACGGCCGCGTGTACCTGCGGCGCGAGCTCATCGCCTGGGGCGACAGCGTCAAGCTGCGCTACGGCGCGCGCCCCGAGGACAGCCCCTTCCTGTGGGCGCACATGCGCGAGTACGCGGAGCTCACGGCCGAGGTGTTCGACGGGCTGCGCATCGACAACTGCCACTCCACGCCGCTGCACGTGGCCGAGCACCTGCTGGACGCCGCGCGCAACGTCAAGCCCGAGCTGTACGTGGTCGCCGAGCTGTTCACCAACTCCGACCACGTGGACAACATCTTCGTCAACCGACTCGGCATCACGTCGCTGGTGCGCGAGGCGCAGGCCGCGTGGGACGCGCACGAGCAGGGCCGCCTGGTGCACCGCTTCGGCGGGCGCGCCGTGGGCGCCTTccggccgccgcgccgccggccCGCGCGGGCCCGCGTGGCGCGCGCCATGTTCCTGGACCTCACGCACGACAACCCGTCGCCCGTGGACAAGCGCAGCGTGTTCGACCTGCTGCCCACGGCCGCCATGGTGGCCATGGCGTGCTGCGCCACGGGCAGCACGCGCGGGCCGGACGAGCTGGTGCCGCACCACGTGCACGTGGTGGACGAGGCGCGCCTGTACGCCGAGTGGGGCGCGGGCGAGGGCCGCGTGGGCGCCGGCGCCGGGCTGCTGGCGGCGCGCCGCGCGCTCAACGAGCTGCACGCCGAGCTGGCGCGCGCCGGCTACGACCAGGTGTTCGTGGACCAGGTGGACGCCGACGTGGTCGCCGTCACGCGCCACGAGCCGCGCGAGCGCCGCTCCGTCGTGCTCGTGGCCTTCACCGCCTTCGCCGCGCCCGACCCGGCCGCCGGCCCGCGCGCCGTGCGCCCGCTGCGCTTCGAGGGCCAGCTCGACGAGATCGCGCTCGAGGCCTCGCTGAAGCACGTCGACCACAA GAGCGGCGGTAGCCCCCTGCGCGGCCCCTCGGCGTTCGAGCGGCACCCGCGCTACATCACCGGGCTGAGCGAGTACGAGTGCGAGGTGCGGCGCGGCGTGGCGCTGGCGCAGTCGGCCGTGTTCGCGGGCGAGCGCGTCGAGGGCGAGCACACCGTGCTGGACTTCCGCCCGCTGCTGCCCGG GACGGTGGTGGCCATCCGCGTGTCGCCGCGGCCGGCGCACCGCGCGGCGCTGGCCACGCTGGCGCGCACGCTGGACGCCGTGGAGGCGGGCGCGCCCGACCCGCTGGCGCTGGCGCCCGCGCTGGCCGACCTCGACCTGGCCGACCTCAACGCCGCGCTGTACCGCTGCGACGCCGAGGAGCGcgaggcgggcggcggcggcgtgtaCGACGTGCCCGGCCACGGCCCGCTGGTCTACGCCGGCCTGCAGGGCGCCGCCTCGCTGCTGGACGCGCTGCGGCCCGCCGACGACCTCGGCCACCCGCTGTGCGCCAACCTGCGCGCCGGCGACTGGCTGCTGGAGTACACGTGGGCGCGGCTGGAGCGCGAGCCGCGCCTGGCGCCGCTCGGGCGCCGCTGCCGCGAGCTGCTGCGGCCCGTGACCGAGCTGCCGCGCTTCCTGGTGCCCGCCTACGCCGACGCGCTGCTGCGCGCGCTGCACGGCGAGCTGGAGCGCGCGGCGCTGGCGCGCatgggcggcgcggcgcgcgcgggcgCCTTCTCGCGCGCGCTGGCGCTCACGTCGGTGCAGCTGGCCGGCGCCGGCtgcgcgccgctgccgccgccctcgcccgcgctgccgccgccgcgcccggcgCGCGCCGTGTCGCTGTCGGCCGGCCTGCCGCACTTCGCCGTGGGCTACATGCGCTGCTGGGGCCGCGACACCTTCGTGGCGCTGCGCGGCCTGTTCCTGCTCACCGGCCGCTACCAG GACGCGCGTTTCCACATCCTCGGGTTCGCGGCGTGCCTGCGTCACGGGCTCATCCCCAACCTGCTGGACGGCGGCCGCAACGCGCGCTACAACTGCCGCGACGCCGTGTGGTGGTGGCTGCACAGCATCAAGCAG TACTGCAGCGAGGCGCCGGCCGGCCACGCCATCCTCGGCGAGCCCGTGTCGCGCCTGTTCCCCAAGGACGACAGCGAGCCCGCGCCGCCCGGCGCCGCCGACCAGCCGCTGCACGACGTCATGCAGGAGGCGCTCGACGTGCACTTCCAGGGGCTCGCCTTCCGCGAGCGCCGCGCCGGCCGCGCCATCGACGCGCACATGGCCGACCGCGGCTTCAACGTGCAGATCGGCGTCGACCCCGACACCGGCTTCCCCTTCGGCGGCAACGACGCCAACTGCGGCACCTGGATGGACAAGATGGGCTCCTCCGAGCCGGCCGGCACGCGCGGCAAGCCCGCCACGCCGCGCGACGGCAGCGCCGTGGAGCTCGTGGCGCTCGCCTACAGCGTGGTCGCCTGGCTGGCGGCGCAGCACCGCGCCGCCCGCTACCCCTACCCCGGCGTCGTGCGCCGCCACCGCGACGGCGCGCTCACCTCCTGGACCTACGCGCAGTGGGCCGAGCGCCTGCGCGCCTCCTTCGAGCGCGCCTTCTGGGTGCCCGCCGCGCCCTCCGCCGCCGACGCGCGCCCCGACCTCGTGCACCGCCGCGCCATCTACAAGGACACGCACGGCGCCTCGCGGCCCTGGGCCGACTACCAGCTGCGCTGCAACTTCGTCGTCGCCATGGCCGTCGCGCCCGAGCTGTTCGACCCGCGCCACGCCTGGCTCGCGCTCGACGCCGTGGAGCGCCTGCTGCTCGGGCCGCTCGGCGTCAAGACGCTCGACCCCGCCGACTGGGCCTACCGCGGCGACTACGACAACTCCAACGACTCCGACGACCCCGCCGTCGCGCACGGCTACAACTACCACCAGGGGCCCGAGTGGCTGTGGCCCTTCGGCTTCTACCTGCGCGCGCGCCTCGCCTTCGCGCACGAGAACGGCAAGCACGCGCGCACCGTCGCCGCCGCCTACGccgcgctcgcgccgcaccTCGCCGAGCTGCGCGCCTCGCCGTGGCGCGGCCTGCCCGAGCTCACCAACGCCGGCGGCGCCTATTGCGCCGACTCCTGCCGCACGCAGGCCTGGAGCTCAGCCACCGTGCTCGAGGCGCTGCACGACCTCGAGCTCgcgcgccgcgcgcgcccgctcGCCGCCGACtga
- the LOC135088452 gene encoding glycogen debranching enzyme isoform X1, with translation MPKMVTREKSDYGRKVQEKAVIEKRQMAIERSAAAAAEPPARAAPPVRVITLEHGEHHDSTLYRFEKGCHLQFCPGPSLLGRKVFLYTNYVVSDNADEDGGGEQAEFVRNQYYGLEWRREEAGPGAGADTLGGGVLVTDTDAFCELRLARAGSFHYYFVYDSAESKIGPQGSGWFQVAPTLRVGAGGRERVPLDGVACLTVLAKCLGPLPRWESALRVAHEAGYNMVHFTPVQELGASNSSYSIANQLRLNPRFSADAGREATFADVENLVAKMRSDWKMLSICDIVLNHTANETPWLAEHPEATYNCSNCPHLRPAALLDAALARLSAAVARGDLEPRGLPARLTEHAHLDALRHALDAQLVPEARLHELFQCDAAALVQEFYCLARNRVPPVTPAAEPADELRLLPDPQRRRLRASVDMELALRLHNVYRAECYDEDSRLKKCCEELKRRLERLNEAAAEEVRRHLRAAVDNCVAGVRYQRLQADGPRVAEVGAAHPLVPRYFTWPAALDALAPAELEAALYGDAGALVMAHNGWVMDADPLQDFAARELDGRVYLRRELIAWGDSVKLRYGARPEDSPFLWAHMREYAELTAEVFDGLRIDNCHSTPLHVAEHLLDAARNVKPELYVVAELFTNSDHVDNIFVNRLGITSLVREAQAAWDAHEQGRLVHRFGGRAVGAFRPPRRRPARARVARAMFLDLTHDNPSPVDKRSVFDLLPTAAMVAMACCATGSTRGPDELVPHHVHVVDEARLYAEWGAGEGRVGAGAGLLAARRALNELHAELARAGYDQVFVDQVDADVVAVTRHEPRERRSVVLVAFTAFAAPDPAAGPRAVRPLRFEGQLDEIALEASLKHVDHKSGGSPLRGPSAFERHPRYITGLSEYECEVRRGVALAQSAVFAGERVEGEHTVLDFRPLLPGTVVAIRVSPRPAHRAALATLARTLDAVEAGAPDPLALAPALADLDLADLNAALYRCDAEEREAGGGGVYDVPGHGPLVYAGLQGAASLLDALRPADDLGHPLCANLRAGDWLLEYTWARLEREPRLAPLGRRCRELLRPVTELPRFLVPAYADALLRALHGELERAALARMGGAARAGAFSRALALTSVQLAGAGCAPLPPPSPALPPPRPARAVSLSAGLPHFAVGYMRCWGRDTFVALRGLFLLTGRYQDARFHILGFAACLRHGLIPNLLDGGRNARYNCRDAVWWWLHSIKQYCSEAPAGHAILGEPVSRLFPKDDSEPAPPGAADQPLHDVMQEALDVHFQGLAFRERRAGRAIDAHMADRGFNVQIGVDPDTGFPFGGNDANCGTWMDKMGSSEPAGTRGKPATPRDGSAVELVALAYSVVAWLAAQHRAARYPYPGVVRRHRDGALTSWTYAQWAERLRASFERAFWVPAAPSAADARPDLVHRRAIYKDTHGASRPWADYQLRCNFVVAMAVAPELFDPRHAWLALDAVERLLLGPLGVKTLDPADWAYRGDYDNSNDSDDPAVAHGYNYHQGPEWLWPFGFYLRARLAFAHENGKHARTVAAAYAALAPHLAELRASPWRGLPELTNAGGAYCADSCRTQAWSSATVLEALHDLELARRARPLAAD, from the exons TACACAAACTACGTGGTGTCCGATAATG CCGACGAAGACGGCGGCGGCGAGCAGGCCGAGTTCGTGCGCAACCAGTACTACGGGCTGGAGTGGCGGCGCGAGGAGGCCGggccgggcgcgggcgcggacaCGCTCGGCGGCGGCGTGCTGGTCACCGACACCGACGCCTTCTGCGAGCTGCGCCTCGCGCGCGCCGGCTCCTTCCATTACTACTTCGTATACGACAGCGC CGAGTCCAAGATAGGTCCGCAGGGCTCGGGCTGGTTCCAAGTGGCGCCGACGCTGCGCGTGGGCGCGGGCGGGCGCGAGCGCGTGCCGCTGGACGGCGTGGCGTGCCTCACGGTGCTGGCCAAGTGCCTCGGCCCGCTGCCGCGCTGGGAGTCCGCGCTGCGCGTGGCGCACGAGGCCGGCTACAACATGGTGCACTTCACGCCCGTGCAG GAGTTGGGCGCGTCAAATTCGAGCTACAGTATCGCGAACCAGCTGCGGCTGAACCCTCGCTTCAGCGCCGACGCGGGCCGCGAGGCCACCTTCGCCGACGTCGAGAACCTCGTCGCCAAGATGCGCTCCGACTGGAAG ATGCTGTCGATCTGCGACATCGTGCTGAACCACACGGCGAACGAGACGCCGTGGCTGGCGGAGCACCCCGAGGCCACGTACAACTGCAGCAACTGCCCGCACCTGCGGCCCGCGGCGCTGCTGGACGCGGCGCTGGCGCGGCTGTCGGCCGCCGTGGCGCGCGGCGACCTGGAGCCGCGCGGCCTGCCCGCCCGCCTCACCGAGCACGCGCACCTCGACGCGCTGCGCCACGCGCTCGACGCGCAGCTCGTGCCCGAGGCGCGCCTGCACGAGCTGTTCCAGTGCGACGCCGCCGCGCTGGTGCAGGAGTTCTACTGCCTGGCGCGCAACCGCGTGCCGCCCGTCACGCCCGCCGCCGAGCCCGCCGACGAGCTGCGCCTGCTGCCCGACCCGCAGCGCCGCCGCCTGCGCGCCTCCGTCGACATGGAGCTCGCGCTGCGTCTCCACAACGTGTACCGCGCCGAGTGCTACGACGAGGACTCGCGCCTCAAGAAGTGCTGCGAGGAGCTGAAGCGCCGCCTCGAGCGCCTCAACGAGGCCGCCGCCGAGGAGGTGCGCCGCCACCTGCGCGCCGCCGTCGACAACTGCGTGGCCGGCGTGCGCTACCAGCGCCTGCAGGCCGACGGGCCGCGCGTGGCCGAGGTCGGCGCCGCGCACCCGCTCGTGCCGCGCTACTTCACCTGGCCCGCCGCGCTCGACGCGCTCGCGCCGGCCGAGCTCGAGGCGGCGCTGTACGGCGACGCCGGCGCGCTCGTCATGGCGCACAACGGCTGGGTCATGGACGCCGACCCGCTGCAGGACTTCGCGGCGCGCGAGCTGGACGGCCGCGTGTACCTGCGGCGCGAGCTCATCGCCTGGGGCGACAGCGTCAAGCTGCGCTACGGCGCGCGCCCCGAGGACAGCCCCTTCCTGTGGGCGCACATGCGCGAGTACGCGGAGCTCACGGCCGAGGTGTTCGACGGGCTGCGCATCGACAACTGCCACTCCACGCCGCTGCACGTGGCCGAGCACCTGCTGGACGCCGCGCGCAACGTCAAGCCCGAGCTGTACGTGGTCGCCGAGCTGTTCACCAACTCCGACCACGTGGACAACATCTTCGTCAACCGACTCGGCATCACGTCGCTGGTGCGCGAGGCGCAGGCCGCGTGGGACGCGCACGAGCAGGGCCGCCTGGTGCACCGCTTCGGCGGGCGCGCCGTGGGCGCCTTccggccgccgcgccgccggccCGCGCGGGCCCGCGTGGCGCGCGCCATGTTCCTGGACCTCACGCACGACAACCCGTCGCCCGTGGACAAGCGCAGCGTGTTCGACCTGCTGCCCACGGCCGCCATGGTGGCCATGGCGTGCTGCGCCACGGGCAGCACGCGCGGGCCGGACGAGCTGGTGCCGCACCACGTGCACGTGGTGGACGAGGCGCGCCTGTACGCCGAGTGGGGCGCGGGCGAGGGCCGCGTGGGCGCCGGCGCCGGGCTGCTGGCGGCGCGCCGCGCGCTCAACGAGCTGCACGCCGAGCTGGCGCGCGCCGGCTACGACCAGGTGTTCGTGGACCAGGTGGACGCCGACGTGGTCGCCGTCACGCGCCACGAGCCGCGCGAGCGCCGCTCCGTCGTGCTCGTGGCCTTCACCGCCTTCGCCGCGCCCGACCCGGCCGCCGGCCCGCGCGCCGTGCGCCCGCTGCGCTTCGAGGGCCAGCTCGACGAGATCGCGCTCGAGGCCTCGCTGAAGCACGTCGACCACAA GAGCGGCGGTAGCCCCCTGCGCGGCCCCTCGGCGTTCGAGCGGCACCCGCGCTACATCACCGGGCTGAGCGAGTACGAGTGCGAGGTGCGGCGCGGCGTGGCGCTGGCGCAGTCGGCCGTGTTCGCGGGCGAGCGCGTCGAGGGCGAGCACACCGTGCTGGACTTCCGCCCGCTGCTGCCCGG GACGGTGGTGGCCATCCGCGTGTCGCCGCGGCCGGCGCACCGCGCGGCGCTGGCCACGCTGGCGCGCACGCTGGACGCCGTGGAGGCGGGCGCGCCCGACCCGCTGGCGCTGGCGCCCGCGCTGGCCGACCTCGACCTGGCCGACCTCAACGCCGCGCTGTACCGCTGCGACGCCGAGGAGCGcgaggcgggcggcggcggcgtgtaCGACGTGCCCGGCCACGGCCCGCTGGTCTACGCCGGCCTGCAGGGCGCCGCCTCGCTGCTGGACGCGCTGCGGCCCGCCGACGACCTCGGCCACCCGCTGTGCGCCAACCTGCGCGCCGGCGACTGGCTGCTGGAGTACACGTGGGCGCGGCTGGAGCGCGAGCCGCGCCTGGCGCCGCTCGGGCGCCGCTGCCGCGAGCTGCTGCGGCCCGTGACCGAGCTGCCGCGCTTCCTGGTGCCCGCCTACGCCGACGCGCTGCTGCGCGCGCTGCACGGCGAGCTGGAGCGCGCGGCGCTGGCGCGCatgggcggcgcggcgcgcgcgggcgCCTTCTCGCGCGCGCTGGCGCTCACGTCGGTGCAGCTGGCCGGCGCCGGCtgcgcgccgctgccgccgccctcgcccgcgctgccgccgccgcgcccggcgCGCGCCGTGTCGCTGTCGGCCGGCCTGCCGCACTTCGCCGTGGGCTACATGCGCTGCTGGGGCCGCGACACCTTCGTGGCGCTGCGCGGCCTGTTCCTGCTCACCGGCCGCTACCAG GACGCGCGTTTCCACATCCTCGGGTTCGCGGCGTGCCTGCGTCACGGGCTCATCCCCAACCTGCTGGACGGCGGCCGCAACGCGCGCTACAACTGCCGCGACGCCGTGTGGTGGTGGCTGCACAGCATCAAGCAG TACTGCAGCGAGGCGCCGGCCGGCCACGCCATCCTCGGCGAGCCCGTGTCGCGCCTGTTCCCCAAGGACGACAGCGAGCCCGCGCCGCCCGGCGCCGCCGACCAGCCGCTGCACGACGTCATGCAGGAGGCGCTCGACGTGCACTTCCAGGGGCTCGCCTTCCGCGAGCGCCGCGCCGGCCGCGCCATCGACGCGCACATGGCCGACCGCGGCTTCAACGTGCAGATCGGCGTCGACCCCGACACCGGCTTCCCCTTCGGCGGCAACGACGCCAACTGCGGCACCTGGATGGACAAGATGGGCTCCTCCGAGCCGGCCGGCACGCGCGGCAAGCCCGCCACGCCGCGCGACGGCAGCGCCGTGGAGCTCGTGGCGCTCGCCTACAGCGTGGTCGCCTGGCTGGCGGCGCAGCACCGCGCCGCCCGCTACCCCTACCCCGGCGTCGTGCGCCGCCACCGCGACGGCGCGCTCACCTCCTGGACCTACGCGCAGTGGGCCGAGCGCCTGCGCGCCTCCTTCGAGCGCGCCTTCTGGGTGCCCGCCGCGCCCTCCGCCGCCGACGCGCGCCCCGACCTCGTGCACCGCCGCGCCATCTACAAGGACACGCACGGCGCCTCGCGGCCCTGGGCCGACTACCAGCTGCGCTGCAACTTCGTCGTCGCCATGGCCGTCGCGCCCGAGCTGTTCGACCCGCGCCACGCCTGGCTCGCGCTCGACGCCGTGGAGCGCCTGCTGCTCGGGCCGCTCGGCGTCAAGACGCTCGACCCCGCCGACTGGGCCTACCGCGGCGACTACGACAACTCCAACGACTCCGACGACCCCGCCGTCGCGCACGGCTACAACTACCACCAGGGGCCCGAGTGGCTGTGGCCCTTCGGCTTCTACCTGCGCGCGCGCCTCGCCTTCGCGCACGAGAACGGCAAGCACGCGCGCACCGTCGCCGCCGCCTACGccgcgctcgcgccgcaccTCGCCGAGCTGCGCGCCTCGCCGTGGCGCGGCCTGCCCGAGCTCACCAACGCCGGCGGCGCCTATTGCGCCGACTCCTGCCGCACGCAGGCCTGGAGCTCAGCCACCGTGCTCGAGGCGCTGCACGACCTCGAGCTCgcgcgccgcgcgcgcccgctcGCCGCCGACtga